A stretch of the Nitratifractor salsuginis DSM 16511 genome encodes the following:
- a CDS encoding peptidylprolyl isomerase codes for MIAWMQKHNKYLVVTIWIATIAFIGAGFVGWGTYKYGSKASSIAQVGDVSITQEKFNFTYQNLYREFAQKLGGKFDDAKAKEMKLPQLVFNRLVMQAYLLNLAKEYGIIVSDKELAEAIASLPSFQSGGAFDKKIYETFLSSRRLSAKAFESILRDDLTIEKLMKLISKGSVPYEREVTAAALSVADKIRYTVLSPSDVNVSVDTAAVKKYWEQHKESYKTPRRYKLEILWTDTSAINPDEKELEKFYHKNSFDYTDAQGKELSFEAAKAQVLRDYRIKAGKKAALLDYIALKKGKKQASEVKTVAEGSPELSDELWKEIKTHSSGSLIKPKPVGDRYATVKVDQVIEPKIMDFDTASKLAEKDWLAQAKREALNKKVENLMKNPAALTRQSAYLSLTKTEELPPLNLGESLQFLQKLFTSNDKNGIIDLNKKKVVYAIVDQKFEKGDENLSRSIKATADRIKKSEFEENLLKELSAKYPVKKFVKGI; via the coding sequence ATGATCGCATGGATGCAAAAGCACAACAAATATCTGGTGGTGACGATCTGGATCGCCACGATTGCGTTTATCGGAGCGGGCTTCGTCGGCTGGGGAACGTACAAATACGGCTCGAAGGCCAGCTCGATCGCCCAGGTGGGAGACGTCTCCATCACCCAGGAGAAGTTCAATTTCACCTATCAGAATCTCTATCGTGAGTTCGCTCAGAAGCTGGGCGGGAAATTCGACGACGCCAAAGCCAAAGAGATGAAACTGCCCCAACTGGTGTTCAACCGGCTCGTGATGCAAGCCTATCTCCTGAACCTGGCGAAGGAGTATGGGATTATCGTTTCCGACAAAGAGTTGGCGGAGGCGATCGCTTCTCTCCCCTCTTTTCAGTCCGGGGGTGCCTTCGACAAAAAGATCTACGAAACCTTCCTCAGCTCCAGAAGGCTGAGCGCCAAAGCTTTTGAATCGATCCTGCGGGACGATTTGACCATCGAAAAGCTGATGAAGCTTATCAGCAAGGGTTCCGTCCCTTACGAGCGTGAAGTGACGGCAGCCGCGCTCAGCGTCGCCGACAAGATCCGCTATACCGTCCTCAGCCCCTCCGATGTCAACGTGAGTGTTGACACCGCAGCGGTCAAAAAATATTGGGAACAACATAAAGAGAGTTACAAAACACCCCGGCGCTATAAACTGGAGATTCTCTGGACGGATACATCCGCGATCAATCCCGATGAAAAGGAACTCGAAAAGTTTTATCACAAAAACAGTTTCGACTACACCGATGCCCAGGGAAAAGAGCTGAGTTTCGAAGCGGCCAAAGCGCAGGTCCTTAGAGATTACCGGATCAAAGCAGGGAAAAAAGCGGCTCTGCTCGATTACATCGCTTTGAAAAAAGGGAAAAAACAGGCGAGCGAAGTCAAAACTGTTGCAGAGGGCAGCCCCGAGCTTTCTGACGAGCTTTGGAAAGAGATCAAAACCCATTCTTCTGGATCGCTCATCAAGCCCAAGCCTGTCGGTGATCGTTATGCGACCGTCAAGGTTGATCAGGTCATCGAACCGAAGATTATGGATTTTGATACCGCTTCAAAATTGGCAGAAAAAGATTGGTTGGCCCAGGCAAAGCGCGAAGCTTTGAATAAAAAGGTGGAAAATCTGATGAAAAACCCAGCAGCACTCACTCGGCAGAGCGCTTATCTGAGCTTGACAAAAACCGAGGAGCTTCCCCCGCTAAATCTGGGAGAAAGTTTACAGTTTTTACAAAAATTATTTACATCTAATGATAAAAACGGTATCATTGACCTCAATAAAAAGAAGGTGGTCTACGCGATTGTGGATCAAAAATTTGAGAAGGGTGACGAAAACCTAAGTCGAAGTATTAAAGCGACGGCAGATCGGATCAAGAAATCCGAATTCGAAGAGAACCTGCTCAAAGAGCTCTCGGCAAAATATCCCGTGAAGAAATTCGTGAAAGGAATCTGA
- a CDS encoding UPF0323 family lipoprotein, which produces MRYIKKASQIGALGLGALLAVGLSACQQRNEGQQAVQPQEKNAFVVIEEVKPGKYKIAEEFPAKETRIILKKLDGTEKVLTRAEMDALIKKEEAKIENGTSPLTSPEGAQVAQQGGLSLGEAILASAAGAIIGSWIGSKLFNNPNYRQNRRAGYKTPSAYNRSVNSFKKGSTATRRNTTRRSGFFGGRSGRSGRSGFFGG; this is translated from the coding sequence ATGCGTTACATCAAAAAAGCTTCACAGATCGGTGCCCTGGGGCTGGGTGCACTATTGGCCGTAGGCCTGAGTGCTTGTCAGCAGCGCAATGAAGGGCAGCAGGCGGTCCAGCCGCAGGAGAAGAACGCTTTCGTCGTGATCGAAGAGGTCAAACCGGGCAAGTACAAGATCGCCGAAGAGTTTCCCGCCAAGGAGACCCGCATCATCCTCAAAAAGCTCGACGGGACCGAAAAGGTCCTGACCCGGGCCGAGATGGATGCATTGATCAAAAAGGAGGAGGCCAAGATCGAGAACGGGACCTCACCTTTGACGAGTCCCGAAGGGGCACAGGTGGCCCAACAGGGCGGCTTGAGTCTCGGTGAAGCGATCCTGGCCAGCGCCGCGGGAGCCATCATCGGCTCCTGGATCGGCAGCAAACTCTTCAACAACCCCAATTACCGGCAAAACCGTCGGGCCGGTTACAAGACCCCTTCTGCTTATAACCGCAGTGTCAACAGCTTCAAAAAAGGCTCGACAGCTACACGGCGGAACACGACTCGGCGAAGCGGTTTCTTCGGCGGTCGCAGTGGCCGCAGCGGCCGTAGCGGCTTCTTTGGAGGATGA
- the ftsA gene encoding cell division protein FtsA → MAETILAIDIGSTKIAAVIAEVADDGSITVTGHGVVRSQGVKKGIITNIELASKSIKKAVTDARRIAGKNISNATVSISNAYARSLNSTGIVNIPHQDISIKEIKRVMDTALYNANIPNEFEVIHVLPYNFKVDEQDFIEDPYGMNASRMEVDVNIIITQKSALSNLTKAVRSAGLEIDGIVLNSYASALAVMGEDERELGVCVIDMGGQTSSLIVHIGNSIRYNDFLAVGSNHITNDLSMALHTPLETAEKVKIRHGNLLEKSSESIELPVIGDSENRNTISLEIAHSVILARVEEALMILSKSLDKSALREQIGSGIVLTGGLTKLKGIRELAQAIFHGMPVRIGYPRELGGMYEELKDPSFSTVIGLLLYKAGEHTQYEIDHSKTLLHHKEIQTTNVTDIAEFDKKETAPKELKQKREPIDLGLDLGEGIQQNTLDLDQEGDLFAAAGKKREGNPFSRFVNWAKQLF, encoded by the coding sequence TTGGCAGAGACGATTCTGGCGATTGACATCGGTTCAACAAAAATTGCCGCTGTCATTGCCGAAGTGGCGGATGACGGCAGTATCACAGTGACCGGGCACGGCGTCGTCCGCTCCCAGGGAGTCAAAAAGGGGATCATCACCAACATCGAGCTGGCATCCAAATCGATCAAAAAGGCGGTCACCGACGCCCGGCGGATCGCCGGAAAAAATATCTCCAACGCCACGGTCTCCATCTCCAACGCCTATGCCCGGAGCCTCAACTCTACCGGCATCGTCAACATTCCCCATCAGGACATCAGCATCAAAGAGATCAAACGGGTGATGGACACGGCGCTTTACAACGCCAACATCCCCAACGAGTTCGAAGTGATCCATGTCCTCCCCTACAACTTCAAAGTCGATGAGCAGGATTTCATCGAGGATCCCTACGGGATGAACGCCAGCCGGATGGAAGTGGATGTCAACATCATCATCACCCAGAAGTCGGCGCTGAGCAATTTGACGAAGGCGGTGCGTTCGGCCGGCCTGGAGATCGACGGGATCGTTCTCAACAGTTACGCTTCGGCTTTGGCGGTGATGGGTGAGGACGAGCGGGAGCTGGGAGTCTGCGTCATCGATATGGGCGGCCAGACCAGCAGCCTGATCGTTCATATCGGCAACTCCATCCGCTACAACGATTTCCTGGCCGTCGGGTCCAACCACATCACCAACGACCTCTCGATGGCACTCCATACGCCGCTGGAGACAGCCGAGAAGGTAAAGATCCGCCATGGGAATCTCTTGGAGAAGTCCAGCGAATCCATCGAATTGCCGGTGATCGGGGACAGCGAAAACCGCAATACCATCTCCCTGGAGATCGCCCACAGCGTGATCCTGGCCCGAGTCGAAGAGGCGTTGATGATCCTTTCCAAATCCCTGGACAAGAGCGCGCTTAGAGAGCAGATCGGTTCAGGGATCGTCCTGACCGGCGGGCTGACAAAGCTCAAAGGGATTCGGGAGCTGGCCCAGGCGATTTTCCACGGGATGCCGGTGCGCATCGGTTACCCGAGAGAGCTCGGGGGGATGTATGAGGAGTTGAAGGATCCTTCCTTCTCGACGGTGATCGGTCTTCTGCTCTATAAAGCGGGAGAGCATACCCAGTACGAGATCGATCACAGCAAAACTCTTCTGCATCACAAAGAGATCCAGACGACCAATGTGACCGACATCGCCGAGTTCGACAAAAAAGAGACGGCTCCCAAAGAGCTGAAGCAGAAGAGAGAGCCTATCGATCTCGGGCTCGACCTGGGTGAAGGGATCCAGCAGAACACTCTGGATCTCGATCAGGAAGGGGATCTCTTTGCCGCAGCCGGCAAAAAACGTGAAGGAAATCCTTTCAGCCGATTCGTCAATTGGGCGAAACAACTATTCTAA
- the ftsZ gene encoding cell division protein FtsZ, protein MENFEIEVETTTAGSSELEGAKIKAIGVGGGGGNMINHMISENVKGIDLIVANTDAQALDSSMAPIKLQLGSNATRGLGAGMKPEIGREAALESFSEIKDTLAGADIVFISAGLGGGTGTGAAPIIAQAAKEVGALTVSVVTTPFKFEGRKRQKLAKGGLEELKRESDSIIVIPNERLLSIVEKNLGIKESFRLVDDVLCQAVSGISNVILSHGPNDINLDFADVKTVMSHRGLALMGSGSSTGANAAYDAAKAAIDSPLLDNISINGAKGVLVHFHIHPDYPILQISEAMEIIEEHADEDASVIFGTTTDSNLEIDQVKITIIATGFEEPEAVSAPSQAEKVQQASDLLGSQSANTPNPYHTYQGRKIVGGEPLDEDILDVPTFLRKQMD, encoded by the coding sequence ATGGAAAACTTTGAAATCGAAGTCGAAACGACAACAGCGGGCAGTTCGGAACTGGAGGGTGCGAAGATCAAAGCCATCGGCGTAGGTGGCGGTGGCGGCAATATGATCAACCATATGATCTCCGAAAATGTCAAGGGGATCGACCTAATCGTTGCCAATACCGATGCCCAGGCCCTCGATTCTTCTATGGCTCCCATCAAGTTGCAGTTGGGATCCAACGCGACCCGTGGGCTGGGTGCCGGTATGAAGCCGGAGATCGGCCGGGAAGCCGCGCTGGAGAGCTTCAGCGAAATCAAAGACACCCTGGCGGGGGCCGATATCGTCTTCATCTCTGCCGGACTCGGCGGCGGTACCGGGACGGGAGCGGCTCCCATCATCGCCCAGGCGGCCAAAGAGGTCGGAGCGCTGACTGTCTCCGTTGTGACCACTCCCTTCAAGTTCGAGGGACGCAAACGCCAGAAACTGGCCAAAGGCGGCCTGGAGGAGCTCAAACGCGAAAGTGATTCCATTATCGTGATCCCCAATGAACGGCTGCTCTCGATCGTGGAGAAAAACCTCGGCATTAAAGAGAGCTTCCGTCTCGTGGACGATGTGCTTTGCCAGGCGGTATCGGGGATCTCCAATGTCATCCTCTCTCACGGCCCCAACGATATCAACCTCGACTTCGCCGACGTCAAGACCGTCATGAGCCATCGCGGCCTCGCCCTGATGGGTTCGGGCAGCAGCACCGGTGCCAACGCCGCCTACGATGCGGCCAAAGCGGCCATCGACTCTCCGTTGCTGGACAACATCTCCATCAACGGGGCCAAAGGAGTCCTGGTCCATTTCCATATCCACCCCGATTATCCCATCCTGCAGATCTCCGAGGCGATGGAGATCATCGAGGAGCATGCCGACGAGGATGCCAGCGTCATCTTCGGTACCACGACCGACTCCAATCTGGAGATCGATCAGGTCAAAATTACCATCATCGCTACCGGCTTCGAAGAGCCCGAAGCGGTCTCCGCTCCCTCCCAGGCGGAGAAGGTGCAGCAAGCCTCCGATCTCCTGGGTTCGCAGAGTGCCAACACCCCCAACCCCTATCATACCTATCAGGGGCGCAAGATCGTCGGAGGAGAACCTCTGGACGAGGATATCCTCGACGTGCCCACCTTCCTGCGCAAGCAGATGGATTGA